TTCGTTTCCCATGATTTTATCACCATCACTGTCGCCAGTCACTCAGTCGTTTACATCCGGGCAGGATCCGGACCAGCTCGCTGCAGCCGGGGACCAGATCGTCCTTACGTTGCATCTGGTCGCGTCCGCACCGGCGTTTGGCGACGCGACTCGGATCCTTGATCGGAAGATCGCCTCTTTGGGAGACGAAATGGAGAAAGAGGGGTTCCGCCGGCTTGACCTTAAGGCCGGCCATTACGAACTGCGCGAAAGGCGGCAGGCGCGCTCTGGAACCGATACCGCCGCGTTCAGAGTATCCCGCCGCCTGCGGTTGGAACTTTCCGCCGACCATGCTCTGCTCGACCGGTTCATCGCCGCGATCACCGCGTCTTCGGCTGAACCGGCGTTGAGTTTGACGTTCATCGGCCCGGATAACGCAACGATGCGAACCGGCATTCCGTCACCGGCCGTTGCCAGGGCCCTGAGGCACGCCGAGGCCATGGTCCGGGCCGCGGGACTCAGCCTGGCGAAATCAGATTAGCGGGAATGGGCCGGACGCCCGGGGGGCTTCCGGCGCATTCTCGCTAAGAACGCCGGGCCCTCAGAAAAGGGTGGTTCGGGTCACGACGGTAAAGGTCTAAAAACTCGATGATCTTTACAAGCTGATCGTCCCTCTCGGCGCTGGTTTCAAGGTCTTCAACCACTGCCGTAAACCTGGAACGGAAGTGCGCCCAGGCACCGCTGGGTACATAACAAATCACCGTCGGGTACTCGCCATGCCCAAGGTCCACCGCGCAAAAGTCACGCACAAATTTCCGGGGCTGACGGTAGAGGCCTGCGCGTTTGAGGTGAACGGTCAGCGCCGCTTCGTGGCTGCCGAGGTCTGACGCCATCTTCTGGAAAGCAGCCGGGTCTGTGACGATCTGGGCAACCTCAGTTGCCACCGCATTCGCGCTCATGTCTCGATTCGTTTCCGGCGACACGTGTCATTCCGGCGCCGTAGTCACGCCGTCACCGGGAATGGCAGCGCCATCCTCTGGTCCACTCGGGCCAGGCAGTTGTTTTCCGGCGCAAATTCCATTGTTCGATGGCAGCGCCGCCTTTTCTGTTCCGGGACGTTGAGCTTGTCAATGCCCAAATGGATTTCCAGCCCGCTTCGCCGCATCCGCCAACCTGGCCGGGCCATCTTCCGGAGAGAAAACGCAAACGCGTATCTGGCCGAAGCTAAGATCCAAGGGAACGCGCGAAAATCACAATTGAGCCTGCATCCTTGCGAATTACAATTACAAGGTCCATGTCGCGAAAATCCAGAAAAACAAAATGACATGCTTCGCAAACGGCCCCTTCGGCGCCGCGGAAAGCGGCGAAGGCGCCGGCGGTTCGCCGCCAGCGGGATCCTGAGATGAACATCACCTTGCGCCACACCCCGCCCGAGTTTGAAAAGATGTCCGGGGTGCTGCTTAAATTTGCCGAACCGCTCCTGGATCGCTCCGCGCCGATCGACGAATTACGGGGCGCCCTGCATTTCGCGATGCTCATCTGGAATTATTCGTTGCTTCCGGCAGAGGCACGGGAACGGGGGTTGCCCAAAGGATTCACGAAGGATTTATGGCAAGAAACTGTGGCTCAGCAGCTTCTGGAACGCAAAGCTCAGCTTTTTCCCAATAACCGGCGGATGCTCTGTGACCTCCAAGTTTTCAAGGACGACGGTCATTTGCGCGTCAGCGTCGTCTCTTTGGCGCCACCGGAATCGCCTCGTGACGAAATCCGGTAGAACACACGGTCACACCACGGGCACACCGCGGGCACAGCGAAAAGGCGGGCACGGCGCAAGAGTTCACACGGCGAACACGGCGAGCCACGGCGAACACGGCGGGAAGAGGAATTACAAGCTTGACAGGGGCAGCGTTCTACCACGATTGCCCCGACA
This genomic window from Verrucomicrobiota bacterium contains:
- a CDS encoding SIMPL domain-containing protein, with the translated sequence MILSPSLSPVTQSFTSGQDPDQLAAAGDQIVLTLHLVASAPAFGDATRILDRKIASLGDEMEKEGFRRLDLKAGHYELRERRQARSGTDTAAFRVSRRLRLELSADHALLDRFIAAITASSAEPALSLTFIGPDNATMRTGIPSPAVARALRHAEAMVRAAGLSLAKSD